A stretch of Alligator mississippiensis isolate rAllMis1 chromosome 14, rAllMis1, whole genome shotgun sequence DNA encodes these proteins:
- the GIT1 gene encoding ARF GTPase-activating protein GIT1 isoform X3, which translates to MSRKAPRAEVCADCSAPDPGWASINRGVLICDECCSVHRSLGRHISIVKHLRHSPWPPTLLQMVHTLASNGANSIWEHSLLDPAQVQSGRRKANPQDKVHPTKSEFIRAKYQMLAFVHKLPCRDDDGVTAKDLSKQLHSSVRTGNLETCLRLLSLGAQANFFHPEKGTTPLHVAAKAGQILQAELLVVYGADPGAPDVNGRTPIDYARQASQHELAERLVECQYELTDRLAFYLCGRKPDHKNGHYIIPQMADRVRPKCVSQSLDLSELAKAAKKKLQALSNRLFEELAMDVYDEVDRRENDAGLSCLGAGSRPVSASVSPRHYGGSPGLGGGRGAWPGRDGACAPAVWLTTQNHSTLVTERSAVPFLPVNPEYSATRNQGRQKLARFNAREFATLIIDILGEAKRRQQGKSLLSPTDALDYSLRSQSDVDDQHDYDSVASDEDTDQELLRNAARNNRARSMDSSDLSDGPITLQEYLEVKKALAASEAKVQQLMKVNNSLSDELRRLQREIHKLQSENMQIRQQTGPAHPTPAPSERQEHGHAAATVAAHRRDRQAFSMYEPGSALKPFGQPVDELVTRLQPFGSSIRKGVSASSVPFPPSSPLLSCPPDSARHMPSKLDRHGSGTDSDYDNTQAGETLLSMEGKRFMDLGKDDDFHTELDPLDGEPDPGLPSTEDVILKTEQVTKNIQELLRAAQEFKHDSFVPCSEKIHSAVTEMASLFPKKPALETVRSSLRLLNASAYRLQSECRKTVPPEPGAPVDYQLLTQQVIQCAYDIAKAAKQLVTITTREKKQ; encoded by the exons aTGTCCCGCAAGGCGCCGCGGGCGGAGGTGTGCGCCGACTGCAGCGCCCCAG ACCCCGGCTGGGCCTCCATCAACCGGGGCGTGCTGATCTGCGACGAGTGCTGCAGCGTGCACCGCAGCCTGGGCCGCCACATCTCCATCGTCAAGCACCTGcgccacagcccctggccccccaccctgctgcag ATGGTGCACACGCTGGCCAGCAACGGGGCCAACTCCATCTGGGAGCACTCGCTGCTGGACCCGGCGCAGGTGCAGAGCGGGCGGCGCAAGGCCAACCCCCAGGACAAAGTGCA CCCCACCAAGTCGGAGTTCATCCGGGCCAAGTACCAGATGCTGGCCTTCGTGCACAAGCTGCCCTGCCGCGACGACGACGGCGTCACCGCCAAGGACCTCAGCAAG CAACTGCACTCGAGCGTGCGGACGGGGAACCTGGAGACCTGCCTGCGGCTGCTCTCGCTGGGCGCTCAGGCCAACTTCTTTCACCCG GAGAAGGGCACGACCCCGCTGCACGTAGCGGCCAAAGCCGGGCAGATCTTGCAAGCGGAGCTGCTCGTGGTGTACGGTGCCGACCCCGGAGCGCCCGACGTCAACGGCCGGACACCCATCGACTATGCCAG GCAGGCGTCGCAGcacgagctggccgagcggctgGTGGAGTGCCAGTACGAGCTGACCGACCGCCTGGCCTTCTACCTCTGCGGCCGCAAGCCGG ACCACAAGAACGGGCACTACATCATCCCGCAGATGGCTGACAG GGTGCGCCCCAAGTGTGTGTCGCAGAG CCTGGACCTGTCCGAGCTGGCGAAGGCTGCCAAGAAGAAGCTACAGGCA CTCAGCAACCGCCTCTTCGAGGAGCTGGCCATGGACGTGTACGACGAGGTGGACCGCCGGGAGAACGACGCGG GGCTGTCCTGTCTAGGAGCCGGGTCCAGGCctgtctctgcctcagtttccccacgtCACTATGGAGGCAGCCCCGGGCTGGGAGGCGGGAGGGGGGCTTGGCCGGGTAGAGATGGCGCCTGTGCCCCCGCAGTGTGGCTGACGACGCAGAACCACAGCACACTGGTGACGGAGCGCAGCGCCGTGCCCTTCCTGCCCGTCAACCCCGAGTACTCGGCCACCCGCAACCAG GGGCGGCAGAAGCTGGCCAGGTTCAACGCCAGGGAATTTGCCACCCTCATCATCGACATCCTGGGTGAGGCCAAGCGGCGTCAGCAGGGCAAGAGCTTGCTCAGCCCCACAG ACGCGCTCGACTACTCGCTGCGGAGCCAGAGCGACGTGGACGACCAGCACGACTACGACAGCGTCGCCTCCGACGAGGACACGGACCAGGAGCTGCTTCGCAACGCCGCCCGCAACAACCGTGCCAGG AGCATGGACTCGTCGGACCTGTCGGATGGGCCCATCACGCTGCAGGAGTACCTGGAGGTGAAGAAGGCGCTGGCAGCCTCCGAGGCCAAGGTGCAGCAGCTCATGAAGGTCAACAACAGCCTGAGCGACGAGCTGCGCCGGCTGCAGCGCGAG ATCCACAAGCTGCAGTCGGAGAACATGCAGATCCGTCAGCAGACGGGCCCCGCGCACCCCACGCCAGCCCCCAGCGAGCGGCAGGAGCACGGCCATGCCGCGGCCACGGTGGCCGCGCACCGGCGGGACCGGCAGGCCTTCTCCATGTACGAGCCGGGCTCTGCCCTCAAGCCCTTTGGGCAGCCCGTGGATGAGCTCGTCACCCGGCTCCAGCCCTTCGGCTCCAGC ATCCGTAAGGGGGTGTCGGCCTCCTCGGTGCCCTTCCCCCCCTCGTCCCCGCTGCTGTCCTGCCCGCCCGACAGCGCCCGCCACATG CCCAGCAAGCTGGACCGGCACGGCAGTGGCACGGACAGCGACTACGACAACACGCAGGCGGGCGAGACCCTGCTCAG CATGGAGGGGAAGCGATTCATGGACCTGGGCAAGGATGACGACTTCCACACTGAGCTGGACCCGCTGGACGGGGAGCCGGACCCCGGGCTGCCCAGCACTGAGGACGTCATCCTCAAGACGGAGCAGGTCACCAAGAACATCCAGGAGCTGCTGCGCGCTGCCCAGGAGTTCAAGCACGACAG CTTCGTGCCCTGCTCCGAGAAGATCCACTCCGCCGTCACCGAGATGGCGTCGCTCTTCCCCAAG AAGCCGGCGCTGGAGACGGTGCGCAGCTCCCTGCGGCTGCTCAACGCCAGCGCCTACCGGCTGCAGAGCGAGTGCCGCAAGACGGTGCCGCCCGAGCCCGGCGCACCCGTGGACTACCAGCTCCTGACGCAGCAGGTCATCCAGTGTGCCTACGACATCGCCAAGGCCGCCAAGCAGCTCGTCACCATCACCACCCGCGAGAAGAAGCAGTGA
- the GIT1 gene encoding ARF GTPase-activating protein GIT1 isoform X2 — MSRKAPRAEVCADCSAPDPGWASINRGVLICDECCSVHRSLGRHISIVKHLRHSPWPPTLLQMVHTLASNGANSIWEHSLLDPAQVQSGRRKANPQDKVHPTKSEFIRAKYQMLAFVHKLPCRDDDGVTAKDLSKQLHSSVRTGNLETCLRLLSLGAQANFFHPEKGTTPLHVAAKAGQILQAELLVVYGADPGAPDVNGRTPIDYARQASQHELAERLVECQYELTDRLAFYLCGRKPDHKNGHYIIPQMADSLDLSELAKAAKKKLQALSNRLFEELAMDVYDEVDRRENDAGLSCLGAGSRPVSASVSPRHYGGSPGLGGGRGAWPGRDGACAPAVWLTTQNHSTLVTERSAVPFLPVNPEYSATRNQGRQKLARFNAREFATLIIDILGEAKRRQQGKSLLSPTDALDYSLRSQSDVDDQHDYDSVASDEDTDQELLRNAARNNRARSMDSSDLSDGPITLQEYLEVKKALAASEAKVQQLMKVNNSLSDELRRLQREIHKLQSENMQIRQQTGPAHPTPAPSERQEHGHAAATVAAHRRDRQAFSMYEPGSALKPFGQPVDELVTRLQPFGSSEAEEEAMYSMHIPAGVYRIRKGVSASSVPFPPSSPLLSCPPDSARHMPSKLDRHGSGTDSDYDNTQAGETLLSMEGKRFMDLGKDDDFHTELDPLDGEPDPGLPSTEDVILKTEQVTKNIQELLRAAQEFKHDSFVPCSEKIHSAVTEMASLFPKKPALETVRSSLRLLNASAYRLQSECRKTVPPEPGAPVDYQLLTQQVIQCAYDIAKAAKQLVTITTREKKQ, encoded by the exons aTGTCCCGCAAGGCGCCGCGGGCGGAGGTGTGCGCCGACTGCAGCGCCCCAG ACCCCGGCTGGGCCTCCATCAACCGGGGCGTGCTGATCTGCGACGAGTGCTGCAGCGTGCACCGCAGCCTGGGCCGCCACATCTCCATCGTCAAGCACCTGcgccacagcccctggccccccaccctgctgcag ATGGTGCACACGCTGGCCAGCAACGGGGCCAACTCCATCTGGGAGCACTCGCTGCTGGACCCGGCGCAGGTGCAGAGCGGGCGGCGCAAGGCCAACCCCCAGGACAAAGTGCA CCCCACCAAGTCGGAGTTCATCCGGGCCAAGTACCAGATGCTGGCCTTCGTGCACAAGCTGCCCTGCCGCGACGACGACGGCGTCACCGCCAAGGACCTCAGCAAG CAACTGCACTCGAGCGTGCGGACGGGGAACCTGGAGACCTGCCTGCGGCTGCTCTCGCTGGGCGCTCAGGCCAACTTCTTTCACCCG GAGAAGGGCACGACCCCGCTGCACGTAGCGGCCAAAGCCGGGCAGATCTTGCAAGCGGAGCTGCTCGTGGTGTACGGTGCCGACCCCGGAGCGCCCGACGTCAACGGCCGGACACCCATCGACTATGCCAG GCAGGCGTCGCAGcacgagctggccgagcggctgGTGGAGTGCCAGTACGAGCTGACCGACCGCCTGGCCTTCTACCTCTGCGGCCGCAAGCCGG ACCACAAGAACGGGCACTACATCATCCCGCAGATGGCTGACAG CCTGGACCTGTCCGAGCTGGCGAAGGCTGCCAAGAAGAAGCTACAGGCA CTCAGCAACCGCCTCTTCGAGGAGCTGGCCATGGACGTGTACGACGAGGTGGACCGCCGGGAGAACGACGCGG GGCTGTCCTGTCTAGGAGCCGGGTCCAGGCctgtctctgcctcagtttccccacgtCACTATGGAGGCAGCCCCGGGCTGGGAGGCGGGAGGGGGGCTTGGCCGGGTAGAGATGGCGCCTGTGCCCCCGCAGTGTGGCTGACGACGCAGAACCACAGCACACTGGTGACGGAGCGCAGCGCCGTGCCCTTCCTGCCCGTCAACCCCGAGTACTCGGCCACCCGCAACCAG GGGCGGCAGAAGCTGGCCAGGTTCAACGCCAGGGAATTTGCCACCCTCATCATCGACATCCTGGGTGAGGCCAAGCGGCGTCAGCAGGGCAAGAGCTTGCTCAGCCCCACAG ACGCGCTCGACTACTCGCTGCGGAGCCAGAGCGACGTGGACGACCAGCACGACTACGACAGCGTCGCCTCCGACGAGGACACGGACCAGGAGCTGCTTCGCAACGCCGCCCGCAACAACCGTGCCAGG AGCATGGACTCGTCGGACCTGTCGGATGGGCCCATCACGCTGCAGGAGTACCTGGAGGTGAAGAAGGCGCTGGCAGCCTCCGAGGCCAAGGTGCAGCAGCTCATGAAGGTCAACAACAGCCTGAGCGACGAGCTGCGCCGGCTGCAGCGCGAG ATCCACAAGCTGCAGTCGGAGAACATGCAGATCCGTCAGCAGACGGGCCCCGCGCACCCCACGCCAGCCCCCAGCGAGCGGCAGGAGCACGGCCATGCCGCGGCCACGGTGGCCGCGCACCGGCGGGACCGGCAGGCCTTCTCCATGTACGAGCCGGGCTCTGCCCTCAAGCCCTTTGGGCAGCCCGTGGATGAGCTCGTCACCCGGCTCCAGCCCTTCGGCTCCAGC GAGGCGGAGGAGGAGGCGATGTACTCCATGCACATCCCGGCCGGCGTGTACCGG ATCCGTAAGGGGGTGTCGGCCTCCTCGGTGCCCTTCCCCCCCTCGTCCCCGCTGCTGTCCTGCCCGCCCGACAGCGCCCGCCACATG CCCAGCAAGCTGGACCGGCACGGCAGTGGCACGGACAGCGACTACGACAACACGCAGGCGGGCGAGACCCTGCTCAG CATGGAGGGGAAGCGATTCATGGACCTGGGCAAGGATGACGACTTCCACACTGAGCTGGACCCGCTGGACGGGGAGCCGGACCCCGGGCTGCCCAGCACTGAGGACGTCATCCTCAAGACGGAGCAGGTCACCAAGAACATCCAGGAGCTGCTGCGCGCTGCCCAGGAGTTCAAGCACGACAG CTTCGTGCCCTGCTCCGAGAAGATCCACTCCGCCGTCACCGAGATGGCGTCGCTCTTCCCCAAG AAGCCGGCGCTGGAGACGGTGCGCAGCTCCCTGCGGCTGCTCAACGCCAGCGCCTACCGGCTGCAGAGCGAGTGCCGCAAGACGGTGCCGCCCGAGCCCGGCGCACCCGTGGACTACCAGCTCCTGACGCAGCAGGTCATCCAGTGTGCCTACGACATCGCCAAGGCCGCCAAGCAGCTCGTCACCATCACCACCCGCGAGAAGAAGCAGTGA
- the GIT1 gene encoding ARF GTPase-activating protein GIT1 isoform X5, with translation MSRKAPRAEVCADCSAPDPGWASINRGVLICDECCSVHRSLGRHISIVKHLRHSPWPPTLLQMVHTLASNGANSIWEHSLLDPAQVQSGRRKANPQDKVHPTKSEFIRAKYQMLAFVHKLPCRDDDGVTAKDLSKQLHSSVRTGNLETCLRLLSLGAQANFFHPEKGTTPLHVAAKAGQILQAELLVVYGADPGAPDVNGRTPIDYARQASQHELAERLVECQYELTDRLAFYLCGRKPDHKNGHYIIPQMADSLDLSELAKAAKKKLQALSNRLFEELAMDVYDEVDRRENDAVWLTTQNHSTLVTERSAVPFLPVNPEYSATRNQGRQKLARFNAREFATLIIDILGEAKRRQQGKSLLSPTDALDYSLRSQSDVDDQHDYDSVASDEDTDQELLRNAARNNRARSMDSSDLSDGPITLQEYLEVKKALAASEAKVQQLMKVNNSLSDELRRLQREIHKLQSENMQIRQQTGPAHPTPAPSERQEHGHAAATVAAHRRDRQAFSMYEPGSALKPFGQPVDELVTRLQPFGSSEAEEEAMYSMHIPAGVYRIRKGVSASSVPFPPSSPLLSCPPDSARHMPSKLDRHGSGTDSDYDNTQAGETLLSMEGKRFMDLGKDDDFHTELDPLDGEPDPGLPSTEDVILKTEQVTKNIQELLRAAQEFKHDSFVPCSEKIHSAVTEMASLFPKKPALETVRSSLRLLNASAYRLQSECRKTVPPEPGAPVDYQLLTQQVIQCAYDIAKAAKQLVTITTREKKQ, from the exons aTGTCCCGCAAGGCGCCGCGGGCGGAGGTGTGCGCCGACTGCAGCGCCCCAG ACCCCGGCTGGGCCTCCATCAACCGGGGCGTGCTGATCTGCGACGAGTGCTGCAGCGTGCACCGCAGCCTGGGCCGCCACATCTCCATCGTCAAGCACCTGcgccacagcccctggccccccaccctgctgcag ATGGTGCACACGCTGGCCAGCAACGGGGCCAACTCCATCTGGGAGCACTCGCTGCTGGACCCGGCGCAGGTGCAGAGCGGGCGGCGCAAGGCCAACCCCCAGGACAAAGTGCA CCCCACCAAGTCGGAGTTCATCCGGGCCAAGTACCAGATGCTGGCCTTCGTGCACAAGCTGCCCTGCCGCGACGACGACGGCGTCACCGCCAAGGACCTCAGCAAG CAACTGCACTCGAGCGTGCGGACGGGGAACCTGGAGACCTGCCTGCGGCTGCTCTCGCTGGGCGCTCAGGCCAACTTCTTTCACCCG GAGAAGGGCACGACCCCGCTGCACGTAGCGGCCAAAGCCGGGCAGATCTTGCAAGCGGAGCTGCTCGTGGTGTACGGTGCCGACCCCGGAGCGCCCGACGTCAACGGCCGGACACCCATCGACTATGCCAG GCAGGCGTCGCAGcacgagctggccgagcggctgGTGGAGTGCCAGTACGAGCTGACCGACCGCCTGGCCTTCTACCTCTGCGGCCGCAAGCCGG ACCACAAGAACGGGCACTACATCATCCCGCAGATGGCTGACAG CCTGGACCTGTCCGAGCTGGCGAAGGCTGCCAAGAAGAAGCTACAGGCA CTCAGCAACCGCCTCTTCGAGGAGCTGGCCATGGACGTGTACGACGAGGTGGACCGCCGGGAGAACGACGCGG TGTGGCTGACGACGCAGAACCACAGCACACTGGTGACGGAGCGCAGCGCCGTGCCCTTCCTGCCCGTCAACCCCGAGTACTCGGCCACCCGCAACCAG GGGCGGCAGAAGCTGGCCAGGTTCAACGCCAGGGAATTTGCCACCCTCATCATCGACATCCTGGGTGAGGCCAAGCGGCGTCAGCAGGGCAAGAGCTTGCTCAGCCCCACAG ACGCGCTCGACTACTCGCTGCGGAGCCAGAGCGACGTGGACGACCAGCACGACTACGACAGCGTCGCCTCCGACGAGGACACGGACCAGGAGCTGCTTCGCAACGCCGCCCGCAACAACCGTGCCAGG AGCATGGACTCGTCGGACCTGTCGGATGGGCCCATCACGCTGCAGGAGTACCTGGAGGTGAAGAAGGCGCTGGCAGCCTCCGAGGCCAAGGTGCAGCAGCTCATGAAGGTCAACAACAGCCTGAGCGACGAGCTGCGCCGGCTGCAGCGCGAG ATCCACAAGCTGCAGTCGGAGAACATGCAGATCCGTCAGCAGACGGGCCCCGCGCACCCCACGCCAGCCCCCAGCGAGCGGCAGGAGCACGGCCATGCCGCGGCCACGGTGGCCGCGCACCGGCGGGACCGGCAGGCCTTCTCCATGTACGAGCCGGGCTCTGCCCTCAAGCCCTTTGGGCAGCCCGTGGATGAGCTCGTCACCCGGCTCCAGCCCTTCGGCTCCAGC GAGGCGGAGGAGGAGGCGATGTACTCCATGCACATCCCGGCCGGCGTGTACCGG ATCCGTAAGGGGGTGTCGGCCTCCTCGGTGCCCTTCCCCCCCTCGTCCCCGCTGCTGTCCTGCCCGCCCGACAGCGCCCGCCACATG CCCAGCAAGCTGGACCGGCACGGCAGTGGCACGGACAGCGACTACGACAACACGCAGGCGGGCGAGACCCTGCTCAG CATGGAGGGGAAGCGATTCATGGACCTGGGCAAGGATGACGACTTCCACACTGAGCTGGACCCGCTGGACGGGGAGCCGGACCCCGGGCTGCCCAGCACTGAGGACGTCATCCTCAAGACGGAGCAGGTCACCAAGAACATCCAGGAGCTGCTGCGCGCTGCCCAGGAGTTCAAGCACGACAG CTTCGTGCCCTGCTCCGAGAAGATCCACTCCGCCGTCACCGAGATGGCGTCGCTCTTCCCCAAG AAGCCGGCGCTGGAGACGGTGCGCAGCTCCCTGCGGCTGCTCAACGCCAGCGCCTACCGGCTGCAGAGCGAGTGCCGCAAGACGGTGCCGCCCGAGCCCGGCGCACCCGTGGACTACCAGCTCCTGACGCAGCAGGTCATCCAGTGTGCCTACGACATCGCCAAGGCCGCCAAGCAGCTCGTCACCATCACCACCCGCGAGAAGAAGCAGTGA